In Acropora muricata isolate sample 2 chromosome 11, ASM3666990v1, whole genome shotgun sequence, one DNA window encodes the following:
- the LOC136889329 gene encoding E3 ubiquitin-protein ligase wwp-1-like translates to MSDQPAFKSAHLTDALGNLKAIFPAKSELYLAEKLQCSNGDLQQAVLSILPEQDPGDTRDVFELPMCTVIEPPDKSLARYQAKMVSDNPRRQPITVQRSPNIRDVLKEYKRGSLDIQKVPDVEFIAEEGIDAKGLTREFSHIMMSCLREGKGGIAFFEGEVNHLLPVHCAAYVASNYLSYVGKMIAHSVLHSGIGMVGLSRALCTFLITSDMERAMLDITVSDVPDVELRATVEKIQNAHADEDLHLTESELVLLTEAGFANEILTVANKHRACQCLMTHLVFRARREEIDQMRDGMESVSLISFLQMSEACWKVVFPVSSDVQIHADAFLDRISNDSLVGLSGRESETTEWLRKYVREVEDGIKVADEGTLSSLPSMAELTQFVVGHPYLPSEQINIAFGPGPFPDPDACFLSVTLPDFHSSYKEFRQAMNTAITSQHVGFGRG, encoded by the exons ATGTCAGACCAGCCTGCTTTTAAATCAG CTCATTTGACAGATGCCCTGGGGAACCTCAAGGCAATTTTTCCAGCAAAGAGTGAACTTTATTTGGCTGAGAAACTGCAGTGTTCAAATGGTGATTTACAACAGGCTGTTCTGTCCATTCTTCCTGAGCAAG ATCCTGGTGACACCCGAGATGTGTTTGAATTGCCCATGTGTACAGTGATAGAGCCACCTGATAAAAGCCTTGCTAGATATCAAGCAAAAATGGTCAGCGACAACCCCAGAAGACAGCCCATTACAGTACAACGATCTCCCAATATAAGAGATGTCCTCAAAGAATACAAACGTGGTTCATTGGATATTCAAAAAGTTCCAGATGTGGAATTCATCGCAGAAGAAGGCATTGATGCAAAAGGCTTGACAAGAGAGTTTTCTCATATTATGATGTCGTGTCTTCGAGAAGGCAAGGGTGGAATTGCTTTCTTCGAGGGAGAGGTGAACCATTTGTTGCCAGTACACTGTGCAGCTTATGTTGCATCTAACTATTTATCCTATGTTGGTAAGATGATTGCCCACTCTGTCCTTCACAGTGGCATTGGAATGGTTGGATTATCTAGAGCCCTGTGCACTTTCCTCATCACCAGTGACATGGAGAGGGCAATGTTAGACATAACAGTAAGTGATGTTCCAGATGTGGAATTGAGAGCAACTGTTGAAAAG ATACAGAATGCACATGCTGATGAGGACCTTCACCTTACAGAGAGTGAATTGGTTTTACTAACAGAGGCAGGATTTGCAAATGAAATCCTTACAGTAGCTAATAAGCACAGAGCATGCCAATGCCTGATGACCCATTTGGTTTTTAGAGCAAGAAGAGAGGAAATTGACCAGATGAGAGATGGAATGGAAAGTGTCTCTCTAATTTCATTTCTTCAGATGTCTGAAGCCTGCTGGAAAGTTGTCTTCCCTGTCTCTAGTGATGTTCAAATTCATGCAGATGCCTTCCTTGACCGCATATCAAATGATTCATTGGTTGGGCTTTCAGGCAGGGAAAGTGAAACCACGGAATGGCTACGAAAATATGTTAGAGAGGTTGAGGATGGAATTAAAG TAGCTGACGAGGGTACACTTTCCAGTCTCCCATCCATGGCAGAGTTGACACAATTTGTAGTTGGCCATCCATATCTTCCTTCAGAGCAGATCAACATTGCATTTGGACCAGGCCCATTTCCAGACCCAGATGcatgttttctttcagttacACTGCCAGACTTTCACAGTAGTTACAAAGAATTCAGACAAGCTATGAACACTGCAATTACATCACAACATGTTGGTTTTGGGAGAGGATAG
- the LOC136889331 gene encoding uncharacterized protein, translating into MLNASGFPYLEITARNRSLAYECFLLYEVITKRIAALEDIRKGLASVRVRGITLLDLLRVHPNLIRHVFPPHCHKVDVTLFKLGIQFEEADTEAEKLAQTFMQKYIEDVAERDKDSGEEMLQDLLQFWTGFPQLPRDTSCKLIVKYCPQEPTKVLAEADTCTVTLRIPTIHQRYEDFGKFMDCSVGHGKVGFGGL; encoded by the exons ATGCTCAATGCTTCTGGATTTCCATACTTGGAAATCACGGCAAGAAACAGGTCTCTTGCTTATGAATGCTTTCTGCTGTATGAAGTTATCACCAAGCGCATCGCTGCTCTGGAGGATATAAGAAAAGGATTAGCGAGTGTGCGTGTCAGGGGAATTACTTTGCTGGATCTGTTGAGAGTTCACCCCAACCTGATAAGACATGTGTTTCCACCACACTGTCACAAAGTGGACGTAACATTGTTCAAGTTGGGTATACAGTTTGAAGAAGCTGATACAGAAGCTGAAAAGTTGGCTCAAACATTCATGCAGAAGTACATCGAGGATGTTGCAGAAAGAg ATAAAGATTCAGGAGAAGAAATGCTGCAGGATCTTCTCCAGTTCTGGACAGGGTTTCCTCAGTTGCCTCGTGACACTTCATGTAAACTGATTGTGAAGTACTGTCCACAGGAACCTACAAAGGTACTGGCTGAAGCAGACACCTGTACAGTCACATTACGGATTCCAACCATTCATCAACGGTATGAAGATTTTGGAAAGTTCATGGATTGTAGTGTTGGCCATGGCAAAGTGGGTTTTGGAGGACTGTGA
- the LOC136889330 gene encoding putative nuclease HARBI1, with the protein MAHESVVLVDQLTEDFDLENELFDDEDDIMVFSAVSCFMRRDFNRIHGYFEVTVPTYEPSEFLSHFRMTRGTCEILCREVMNTGRIPAGNTRGRQLIPPTKQVLAFLWSMANQEPTRLVADRFNITMSSVNRVLQRGAQALADLNAEFIKWPNDHRMNAIKAALEEGGFPGVVGLIDGTHISIRAPMEEPEAYINRKKFHSINVQVICDENMVFTNVLAGWPGSVHDSRVLRNSTVYNTAANKFSENTHLLGDGGYPLQTWLMTPYRNNGHLTADEIFFNTVLSSKRQTVERSIRLLKGRWRKLQHLDHLNQKLIVLLIIGACVLHNICLLWDDFDEGYMLDNDDDGNNFGNDHYAGPQNDRLAQQKRNNLKAIVCANRI; encoded by the exons ATGGCGCATGAAAGCGTTGTGTTAGTCGACCAGCTAACTGAagattttgatcttgaaaacgAACTATTTGACGACGAAGATGACATTATGGTATTCAGCGCTGTCAGTTGTTTCATGAGGCGTGATTTTAACAGAATTCATGGttattttgaagtaactgttcctaCCTACGAACCGAGTGAATTTCTCAGTCATTTTCGAATGACCAGAGGTACTTGTGAGATCTTGTGCAGAGAAGTTATGAACACTGGAAGGATTCCAGCGGGGAATACGAGAGGCAGGCAACTCATTCCTCCTACAAAACAAGTGCTAGCATTTCTATGGTCGATGGCAAATCAAGAACCTACTAGACTCGTCGCTGACAGGTTTAATATCACAATGAGCAGTGTAAATAGAGTGCTGCAGAGAGGAGCTCAAGCACTAGCTGATCTTAATGCTGAGTTCATTAAGTGGCCAAATG ATCACAGGATGAATGCCATCAAGGCTGCTTTAGAAGAAGGTGGATTTCCTGGTGTGGTTGGCCTCATAGATGGAACACATATAAGCATTAGAGCCCCCATGGAGGAGCCAGAAGCATACATTAATCGAAAAAAATTCCATTCAATAAATGTGCAAGTTATTTGTGATGAAAACATGGTTTTCACCAATGTTTTGGCAGGATGGCCAGGGTCTGTACATGACTCTAGGGTCTTACGAAATTCCACTGTGTACAACACAGCTGCAAACAAGTTTTCAGAAAATACACATTTGCTGGGTGATGGTGGATATCCACTCCAGACCTGGCTAATGACACCATATAGAAACAATGGCCATCTAACAGCAGATGAAATCTTCTTCAATACTGTTCTGTCATCCAAGAGACAGACTGTGGAAAGATCAATCAGGCTTCTTAAGGGAAGATGGAGGAAGCTACAACATCTTGACCATCTTAATCAAAAGCTGATTGTCCTCCTCATCATTGGTGCATGTGTTCTTCATAACATCTGTCTTCTCTGGGATGACTTTGATGAAGGATACATgcttgacaatgatgatgatggcaaTAACTTTGGAAATGACCACTATGCTGGTCCACAAAATGACAGACTAGCCcagcaaaaaagaaataatttgaaagCTATTGTTTGTGCCAACCGCATTTAG